From one Pseudanabaena sp. FACHB-2040 genomic stretch:
- a CDS encoding tryptophan-rich sensory protein: MTESTHHSGSGKALAIATIAIIFITIFASSILNNFPPPGGRSVALLANNELRGVLVIPANYAFAIWGLIYLGVIAYGFYQYKPVQQGDSRLQKVDWLLIVACLSQIAWSLLFPLRLYWFSVLAMLGILVSLAGIYVTLGTGLTPARRKERWSAHIPFSTYLAWISVATIVNIASALYANGWNGFGLSAPIWTVIMLIVGAVIAAILAVQRGDIAFTLVFVWAYIAVAIRQSEFTAVWITAVSAAIALLALLFLGRRNRQSARVESRERSTTNVS, translated from the coding sequence ATGACCGAATCGACACATCATTCTGGATCGGGGAAGGCGCTTGCGATCGCAACAATCGCTATCATTTTTATCACAATCTTTGCCAGCAGCATTCTGAACAACTTTCCGCCGCCTGGAGGCAGATCGGTCGCGCTCTTGGCCAACAATGAGCTGAGAGGCGTTCTGGTCATTCCAGCCAACTACGCATTTGCGATCTGGGGCCTGATCTATCTGGGCGTGATTGCCTACGGCTTTTACCAATACAAGCCAGTGCAACAGGGCGATAGCCGCCTGCAGAAGGTTGATTGGCTACTGATTGTGGCCTGCCTGTCTCAAATTGCCTGGTCGTTGCTGTTTCCGCTGCGGCTTTACTGGTTTTCGGTACTGGCGATGCTGGGAATTTTGGTGTCGCTGGCAGGCATTTACGTCACCCTAGGGACCGGCCTCACTCCGGCCCGCCGCAAGGAGCGCTGGAGTGCCCACATCCCTTTTAGCACTTACCTGGCCTGGATTTCGGTAGCAACGATTGTCAACATCGCCTCTGCCCTCTACGCCAACGGCTGGAATGGCTTTGGTCTAAGCGCTCCCATATGGACCGTGATCATGCTGATTGTGGGGGCGGTGATTGCTGCAATTTTGGCGGTGCAGCGAGGGGATATTGCCTTTACCCTAGTCTTTGTTTGGGCCTACATTGCCGTTGCCATCCGCCAGTCTGAATTCACAGCCGTTTGGATTACGGCGGTGTCGGCTGCGATCGCACTTCTGGCTTTGCTATTCTTGGGCCGCCGCAATCGCCAGTCTGCCCGCGTTGAAAGCCGCGAGCGCAGTACGACTAACGTTTCGTAG
- a CDS encoding GDYXXLXY domain-containing protein, with amino-acid sequence MNPASDPLKAPQTPQPPQRQPQIAEIPAKERPRTIPAWRFWTPLLIQMALLVSVPAQSAYTYATGEIVVLQTAPVDPYDFLRGYSQTLRYDVSDPSILRVLPGGAEVFATESPGSFYVVLQQPEASPGPRPTPWRPVSVSPERPENLGPNQVALRGETTPWGQIRYGLESYYMPEDRREELNRTIGEVQQQDIEAFVAEVKVDRRGNAVPVSLWVREQNYRF; translated from the coding sequence ATGAACCCTGCTTCTGATCCCTTAAAAGCCCCTCAAACGCCGCAGCCGCCTCAACGGCAGCCCCAGATAGCAGAGATTCCCGCCAAAGAGCGGCCTCGCACTATTCCAGCTTGGCGCTTTTGGACGCCGCTGCTGATCCAGATGGCGCTGCTGGTTTCGGTTCCAGCCCAGAGTGCCTATACCTACGCCACGGGTGAAATCGTCGTGCTGCAAACGGCCCCAGTTGACCCCTATGACTTCCTAAGAGGCTATTCCCAAACGCTCCGCTATGACGTTTCCGATCCCTCTATCCTCAGGGTCTTACCGGGGGGAGCAGAGGTCTTTGCCACCGAATCTCCGGGGTCTTTTTACGTAGTGCTTCAACAGCCAGAAGCGTCTCCAGGCCCTCGGCCAACTCCGTGGCGGCCAGTTAGCGTTAGCCCAGAGCGCCCTGAGAACCTCGGCCCTAATCAAGTCGCTCTTAGGGGCGAGACTACCCCGTGGGGCCAAATTCGCTATGGGCTAGAGAGCTACTACATGCCAGAAGATCGGCGGGAGGAGCTAAATCGAACCATTGGCGAAGTACAGCAGCAAGACATAGAAGCCTTTGTGGCCGAGGTCAAAGTAGACAGGCGAGGCAATGCTGTGCCTGTAAGTTTGTGGGTTAGAGAACAAAACTACCGCTTTTAG
- the groL gene encoding chaperonin GroEL (60 kDa chaperone family; promotes refolding of misfolded polypeptides especially under stressful conditions; forms two stacked rings of heptamers to form a barrel-shaped 14mer; ends can be capped by GroES; misfolded proteins enter the barrel where they are refolded when GroES binds), which yields MAKLISFNEKSRQALEKGVNALADAVKITLGPRGRNVVLEKKYGAPQIVNDGITIAKEIDLEDPFENLGARLMQEVASKTKDLAGDGTTTATVLAQAMVREGLKNVAAGSNPVSLRRGIEKAVSMLVSEIANVAKPVEGNAMIAQVATVSAGSDEEVGRMVALAMDKVTKDGVITVEESKSLTTELDIEEGMQFDRGYMSPYFVTDQERMITELDNARILLTDKKISSIQDLVPVLERIAREGAPLLIIAEDIEGEALATLVVNKARGVLNVAAVKAPSFGDRRKAMLQDIAVLTGGQVISEEIGLSLDTVSLEMLGVATKATITKDTTTLVSDSGNKADIDKRIAQIRKELDATDSDYDKEKLSERLAKLAGGVAVIKVGAATETELKDKKLRIEDALSATKAAVDEGIVPGGGATLLHLAGKLQSLKDSLTSVEEKVGVDIVVRALEAPLRQIADNAGQQGTVIVEKVKQLDFNMGYNALTSQYEDLIASGIIDPAKVVRSALQDAASIAGMVLTTEALVAEKPEPAAPAGDPGMGGMGGMGGMGGMGGMGGMGGMGGMGMM from the coding sequence ATGGCGAAATTAATTTCCTTTAATGAAAAGTCTCGGCAGGCGCTGGAAAAAGGCGTCAATGCCCTGGCAGATGCGGTCAAAATTACTCTTGGCCCTCGGGGCCGCAACGTGGTGCTGGAGAAGAAGTACGGCGCACCCCAGATCGTGAATGACGGCATTACCATTGCCAAAGAGATTGACCTGGAAGATCCCTTTGAGAACTTGGGCGCTCGCCTGATGCAGGAAGTGGCCTCCAAGACCAAAGACCTAGCGGGCGATGGCACCACCACCGCTACCGTCCTAGCCCAGGCAATGGTGCGCGAAGGGCTGAAGAACGTTGCTGCTGGCAGCAACCCGGTCAGCTTGCGTCGCGGCATTGAAAAAGCCGTGAGCATGCTGGTCAGTGAAATTGCTAATGTAGCCAAGCCTGTAGAAGGCAATGCCATGATTGCCCAAGTCGCGACCGTTTCTGCGGGGAGCGATGAAGAGGTGGGCCGCATGGTCGCTCTGGCAATGGACAAAGTCACCAAAGACGGCGTCATCACCGTCGAAGAATCTAAGTCCCTCACTACCGAACTCGATATCGAGGAAGGGATGCAGTTTGACCGGGGCTATATGTCGCCCTACTTTGTCACCGATCAAGAGCGGATGATCACCGAGCTAGACAATGCTCGAATCTTGCTCACTGATAAGAAAATCAGCTCAATTCAAGACCTGGTGCCGGTGCTGGAGCGAATCGCCCGCGAGGGTGCGCCCCTGCTGATCATTGCTGAAGACATCGAAGGCGAAGCCCTAGCGACCCTAGTGGTCAACAAGGCCCGCGGGGTGCTGAATGTGGCTGCGGTAAAAGCTCCCAGCTTTGGCGATCGCCGCAAGGCCATGCTGCAGGACATTGCCGTGCTCACCGGCGGCCAAGTGATCTCTGAAGAAATTGGCCTCAGCCTCGATACGGTCTCCCTAGAGATGCTGGGCGTGGCGACCAAGGCTACTATCACCAAAGACACCACAACATTAGTGTCTGACAGTGGCAACAAGGCCGACATCGACAAGCGCATCGCCCAGATTCGCAAGGAACTGGACGCAACCGATTCTGACTACGACAAAGAAAAGCTGTCGGAGCGGCTGGCTAAGCTGGCAGGCGGCGTGGCTGTGATCAAGGTTGGCGCGGCCACTGAAACCGAGCTAAAAGACAAGAAGCTGCGGATTGAAGATGCCCTTAGCGCCACCAAGGCAGCTGTAGACGAAGGCATTGTTCCCGGTGGTGGCGCAACCCTGCTGCACCTAGCAGGCAAGCTGCAGTCGCTCAAAGACAGCCTCACCAGCGTTGAGGAGAAGGTCGGTGTTGACATTGTGGTACGGGCTTTGGAAGCGCCCCTACGTCAGATTGCCGATAACGCTGGACAGCAGGGCACCGTGATTGTCGAGAAGGTTAAGCAGCTCGACTTCAACATGGGCTACAACGCGCTGACCAGCCAGTACGAAGACCTGATCGCCTCCGGCATTATTGACCCTGCTAAGGTGGTGCGTTCGGCTCTGCAAGATGCGGCCTCGATTGCAGGTATGGTGCTGACTACCGAGGCCCTAGTGGCCGAGAAGCCTGAACCCGCTGCGCCTGCAGGTGATCCCGGCATGGGCGGCATGGGTGGTATGGGCGGCATGGGCGGCATGGGTGGCATGGGCGGCATGGGCGGCATGGGCGGCATGGGCATGATGTAA
- a CDS encoding alpha/beta hydrolase produces the protein MRLFTALQPLQQLFSRRFQEARGKSFSGRFAIALLLSGTATLLQTPHAKAVEEISLTYGTLPLQTLSITDLTTFATTGEASPELQALLDSVNLDSRFSRNILGGEIEVNGELLNQAASTFIGEAFLQKVGTTLTLPDAATESWQPLRDALLLASSDNRLSLIEVLQAFEGPAIAIDTQRVGEVATQVRQDTAAIQAFLASFRQQ, from the coding sequence GTGCGCCTATTTACTGCCCTCCAGCCTCTGCAACAGCTGTTCTCCCGCCGGTTCCAGGAAGCGCGCGGCAAGTCGTTTAGCGGTCGGTTTGCGATCGCACTTCTCCTCAGCGGCACCGCCACCCTGCTCCAGACCCCCCACGCCAAAGCTGTCGAAGAGATCAGCCTGACCTATGGCACACTTCCCCTGCAGACCCTTTCGATAACTGACCTGACCACTTTCGCCACAACCGGAGAAGCCTCTCCAGAACTGCAAGCCCTGCTGGACTCGGTGAACTTAGACAGCAGGTTTTCCCGCAATATTCTAGGCGGTGAAATCGAAGTTAACGGCGAACTCCTCAATCAAGCTGCCTCTACCTTCATTGGCGAAGCCTTTTTGCAGAAGGTAGGCACAACCCTCACCCTGCCCGATGCTGCTACAGAGAGTTGGCAGCCGCTGCGAGATGCGTTGTTGCTAGCCTCAAGCGACAACCGCCTCTCGCTGATTGAAGTGCTGCAAGCCTTTGAAGGGCCCGCGATTGCCATTGACACGCAGCGGGTCGGAGAAGTTGCTACCCAAGTGCGGCAAGACACTGCTGCTATACAGGCTTTTCTGGCCTCATTTAGACAACAGTAA
- the corA gene encoding magnesium/cobalt transporter CorA, which yields MEELLDYEEDEAEEGEYLDYNYSPPGSAPGTLNIPDDALPTELVLIDYDRRQAIHRDLKDVDECISYLDKTSVSWIDARGLGSEATLRRLGSILKLHPLVLEDVVNVPHRPKIDYYSDHLLIVMRMVRPKKSGEGISSEQVSFVLGRKFLVTFQEEPHWDCFDPVRDRIRRNIGTIRHQSSAFLTYTLLDAIIDSFFPVLEELGELIETLEEEVVANPTRETITRIHDLRRDLMMLRRSVWPQRTIINSLIRDGDELIGSEIRIYLQDCYDHIVQVLDIIETYREIVASLMDVYLSSISNRMNEVMKVLTVISTIFIPLTFIAGVYGMNFNPEASPFNMPELEWYWGYPLAWALMIAIAAGLIYYFWRRGWFENFSPTKR from the coding sequence ATGGAGGAGCTTCTTGACTATGAAGAAGACGAGGCGGAAGAGGGGGAGTACCTAGACTATAACTACTCGCCTCCCGGCTCTGCCCCCGGCACTCTCAACATTCCCGATGATGCGCTGCCGACTGAGCTGGTGCTGATCGACTACGACCGGCGGCAGGCGATTCATCGAGATTTGAAGGATGTCGATGAATGCATTTCCTATCTAGACAAAACCTCGGTTTCCTGGATTGATGCGCGCGGGTTGGGCAGTGAGGCAACGTTAAGACGCCTAGGCAGCATTCTTAAGCTGCACCCGCTGGTGCTGGAGGATGTGGTGAACGTGCCTCATCGACCCAAGATTGACTACTACTCTGACCATTTGCTGATCGTTATGCGGATGGTGCGGCCCAAGAAGTCAGGAGAGGGCATTTCTAGTGAGCAGGTCAGCTTTGTGCTAGGCCGTAAGTTTCTGGTGACGTTTCAGGAGGAGCCGCACTGGGATTGCTTTGATCCGGTGCGCGATCGCATTCGTCGCAACATTGGCACTATTCGCCACCAAAGTTCTGCCTTTCTTACCTACACGCTGCTCGATGCCATTATTGACAGCTTTTTTCCGGTGTTAGAGGAGTTGGGCGAGTTGATTGAAACCCTGGAAGAAGAGGTGGTTGCTAACCCCACCCGCGAAACTATTACCAGGATTCACGACCTGCGCCGTGACCTGATGATGCTGCGCCGCTCTGTCTGGCCCCAGCGCACCATTATCAATAGCCTGATCCGAGATGGCGATGAGCTGATCGGCTCCGAAATTCGGATTTACCTGCAAGACTGCTACGACCACATTGTGCAGGTGCTCGACATTATCGAGACTTACCGGGAGATTGTTGCCAGTTTGATGGATGTGTACCTCTCTTCCATCAGCAACCGGATGAACGAGGTAATGAAGGTGCTGACGGTGATCTCGACGATCTTTATTCCCCTAACCTTTATTGCCGGGGTCTATGGTATGAACTTCAACCCGGAGGCGTCTCCCTTCAACATGCCGGAGCTGGAATGGTACTGGGGCTATCCGCTAGCCTGGGCCTTGATGATTGCGATCGCAGCTGGCCTAATCTACTACTTCTGGCGGCGCGGCTGGTTTGAAAATTTCTCGCCTACGAAACGTTAG
- a CDS encoding superoxide dismutase has protein sequence MGYELPPLPYAYDALEPHVSKSTLEFHHDKHHAAYVSKYNEMIQGTEFESKPIEEVIKAIAGNPDKQGMFNNGAQAWNHTFYWNSMKPNGGGTPTGDLASKIDADFGGFDKFAEAFKSAGATQFGSGWAWLVLDNGTLKVTKTANADNPLTQGQVPLFTMDVWEHAYYLDYQNSRPNYMDAFLKNVVNWDFAAQNMAAA, from the coding sequence ATGGGATACGAATTGCCCCCTTTGCCCTATGCTTATGACGCCCTTGAACCCCACGTTTCTAAGAGCACCCTGGAATTCCACCACGATAAGCACCATGCGGCTTACGTGAGCAAGTACAACGAGATGATTCAGGGCACCGAGTTTGAGAGCAAGCCGATTGAGGAGGTGATCAAAGCGATCGCAGGCAACCCCGATAAGCAGGGGATGTTTAACAACGGCGCTCAAGCCTGGAACCACACCTTCTACTGGAACAGCATGAAGCCCAACGGCGGCGGCACTCCCACAGGAGATTTAGCCAGCAAGATCGATGCTGACTTCGGTGGCTTCGATAAATTTGCTGAAGCCTTTAAAAGCGCCGGGGCCACTCAGTTTGGCAGCGGCTGGGCTTGGCTGGTGTTAGACAACGGCACTCTTAAGGTCACTAAAACCGCCAACGCCGACAATCCCCTGACTCAGGGGCAGGTACCGCTGTTCACTATGGATGTATGGGAGCACGCCTACTATCTGGACTACCAGAATAGCCGCCCCAACTACATGGATGCGTTCCTTAAGAACGTCGTGAACTGGGATTTTGCTGCCCAAAACATGGCGGCTGCTTAA
- a CDS encoding alpha/beta hydrolase encodes MKRQLNQLSSQRSLFSFPGVARTLPALALCVGAGSILMLSPTRVEALEELTLTYGEMPLQTIPVRDLEQFAVTGEPSTEIRSLLDAAGIDTATAQSVLVKELEVDGELLSRVAQTFVGEAVLQQAGTAISRPGSSTESWQDLRRALLTAIEDDRLSTLEVLQNFEGASLTVDTQQVGRVAGNVQRSVRDIQSLVELLRSRQNQPAR; translated from the coding sequence ATGAAACGCCAATTAAACCAGCTGTCTTCGCAACGTTCCCTGTTTAGCTTTCCTGGCGTAGCCCGTACCCTGCCGGCCCTGGCACTATGCGTGGGGGCAGGCTCGATTCTGATGCTGTCTCCTACCCGCGTCGAGGCGCTGGAGGAACTTACCCTCACCTACGGTGAAATGCCGCTGCAAACGATTCCCGTGCGTGACCTAGAGCAGTTTGCCGTGACCGGAGAACCGTCTACAGAGATCCGCTCGCTGCTTGATGCGGCGGGCATTGATACCGCTACGGCCCAATCAGTTCTCGTCAAGGAACTGGAGGTTGATGGTGAGCTGCTCAGTCGAGTCGCTCAAACCTTTGTCGGCGAAGCGGTATTGCAGCAGGCAGGAACGGCAATTTCTCGCCCCGGCTCCTCTACTGAAAGCTGGCAGGATCTGCGGCGTGCTCTGCTAACCGCGATTGAAGATGATCGCCTGTCTACTCTGGAAGTGCTGCAAAACTTTGAGGGAGCCTCACTGACAGTAGATACCCAACAAGTTGGTAGAGTCGCTGGCAACGTACAGCGCAGCGTTAGAGATATCCAATCTTTGGTGGAGCTGCTGCGCAGCCGCCAAAACCAACCTGCTCGTTAG